Proteins from a single region of Streptomyces sp. HUAS 15-9:
- a CDS encoding HGxxPAAW family protein has protein sequence MAGSSHGHTPAAWTGVTIAFFGFCVAGAFMVMAQPLGFWAGMAMVALSPVVGGVMRSMGLGQPKNVHAVPQPQPRAAVTPEPAGVEG, from the coding sequence ATGGCGGGCAGCAGCCACGGACACACCCCGGCCGCCTGGACCGGTGTCACGATCGCCTTCTTCGGGTTCTGCGTCGCGGGCGCGTTCATGGTGATGGCCCAGCCGCTGGGCTTCTGGGCCGGTATGGCGATGGTGGCGCTCAGCCCTGTCGTCGGCGGCGTCATGCGCTCCATGGGCCTCGGCCAGCCGAAGAATGTCCACGCGGTGCCCCAGCCGCAGCCCCGGGCCGCGGTGACGCCCGAGCCGGCCGGCGTCGAGGGCTGA
- a CDS encoding TIGR02234 family membrane protein, which yields MDYVTAVPHPRPEAAGPAGPERSGRRSLALALLCGALGAAVALLATRQRWAEGTATVAGGAFPLTAKGSDVTGVPAALAIVGLAALVAVFAVRRAGRLLVAGLLALSGAGTIAAALVGASDSSALDEKAAQATGDTSASVAALSHTGWPYVAAAGGLLLLLAGLLALRYGRLWPAMSGRYERGTDRPRRTAPAADPDRPEDLWKALDRGEDPTGA from the coding sequence GTGGACTACGTGACTGCCGTACCTCACCCCCGCCCCGAAGCCGCCGGACCCGCCGGACCAGAGCGCTCCGGCCGCCGGAGCCTAGCCCTCGCCTTGCTGTGCGGTGCGCTCGGCGCCGCCGTGGCGCTGCTGGCCACCCGGCAGCGCTGGGCGGAGGGCACCGCGACCGTGGCCGGTGGTGCCTTCCCGCTGACCGCCAAGGGCAGTGACGTCACGGGCGTCCCCGCGGCCCTCGCCATAGTGGGCCTCGCCGCGCTCGTCGCCGTCTTCGCCGTCCGCCGGGCGGGCCGCCTGCTGGTCGCCGGGCTCCTCGCGCTCTCCGGCGCCGGCACGATCGCCGCGGCCCTGGTCGGCGCGTCGGACAGCTCGGCGCTCGACGAGAAGGCAGCCCAGGCCACCGGAGACACCTCCGCGAGCGTGGCAGCGCTCAGCCACACCGGCTGGCCCTATGTCGCGGCCGCAGGCGGTCTCCTGCTGCTGCTCGCCGGGCTCCTCGCCCTGCGCTACGGACGCCTGTGGCCCGCCATGTCCGGCCGCTACGAGCGCGGCACCGACCGCCCCCGCCGCACGGCCCCGGCCGCGGACCCCGACCGCCCCGAGGACCTCTGGAAGGCCCTGGACCGCGGCGAGGACCCGACGGGGGCGTAG
- a CDS encoding anthranilate synthase component I, whose amino-acid sequence MDLETFRKLATDRRVIPVTRKLLADGDTPVGLYRKLAAERPGTFLLESAENGRSWSRYSFVGVRSAATLTERDGQAHWLGIAPVGVPVEGDPLAALRATIEALHTPHQEGMPPFTGGMVGYLGYDIVRRLEKIGPGERDDLRLPELTMLLTSDLAVMDHWEGSVLLIANAINHNDLDTGVDEAYADAVARLDAMEADLSRPVAQPPAVLPPSELPEYTALWGGPDFQEAVEDIKERIRAGEAFQVVPSQRFETPCTASALDVYRVLRATNPSPYMYLFRFPHEDGGAFDVVGSSPEALVKVEDGQAMVHPIAGTRHRGATPQEDQALADELLADPKERAEHLMLVDLGRNDLGRVCAPGSVEVVDFMSVERYSHVMHIVSTVTGRMADGRTAFDVLTACFPAGTLSGAPKPRAMQIIDELEPSRRGLYGGCVGYLDFAGDSDTAIAIRTALLRDGTAYVQAGAGIVADSDPVAEDQECRNKAAAVLRAVHTANRLGKQGA is encoded by the coding sequence ATGGACCTAGAGACGTTCCGCAAGCTGGCCACCGACCGCCGCGTCATCCCGGTCACCCGCAAGCTCCTCGCCGACGGCGACACCCCGGTCGGGCTCTACCGCAAGCTCGCCGCCGAGCGCCCCGGCACGTTCCTGCTGGAGTCCGCGGAGAACGGCCGCTCCTGGTCCCGCTACTCCTTCGTGGGCGTGCGCTCCGCCGCGACCCTCACCGAGCGCGACGGCCAGGCCCACTGGCTGGGAATCGCGCCCGTCGGCGTCCCCGTCGAGGGCGACCCGCTGGCCGCCCTGCGCGCCACCATCGAGGCTCTCCACACCCCCCACCAGGAGGGCATGCCGCCCTTCACCGGCGGCATGGTCGGCTACCTCGGCTACGACATCGTCCGCCGCCTGGAGAAGATCGGCCCCGGCGAGCGGGACGACCTGCGGCTCCCCGAGCTCACCATGCTCCTCACCAGCGACCTCGCGGTCATGGACCACTGGGAGGGCTCCGTCCTGCTGATCGCCAACGCGATCAACCACAACGACCTCGACACCGGCGTCGACGAGGCATACGCGGACGCCGTGGCCCGCCTCGACGCCATGGAGGCCGACCTCTCGCGCCCGGTCGCCCAGCCCCCGGCCGTCCTGCCGCCCTCCGAGCTGCCCGAGTACACCGCGCTGTGGGGCGGCCCGGACTTCCAGGAGGCCGTCGAGGACATCAAGGAGCGCATCCGGGCGGGCGAGGCCTTCCAGGTCGTCCCCTCGCAGCGCTTCGAAACGCCGTGCACGGCGAGCGCGTTGGACGTGTACCGGGTCCTCAGGGCGACCAACCCCTCGCCGTACATGTACCTGTTCCGGTTCCCCCACGAGGACGGAGGCGCCTTCGACGTCGTCGGCTCCAGCCCCGAGGCCCTGGTGAAGGTCGAGGACGGACAGGCCATGGTCCACCCCATCGCCGGCACCCGGCACCGCGGCGCCACCCCGCAGGAGGACCAGGCCCTCGCCGACGAACTGCTCGCCGACCCCAAGGAGCGCGCCGAGCACCTGATGCTCGTCGACCTCGGCCGCAACGACCTGGGGCGGGTCTGCGCACCCGGCTCGGTCGAGGTGGTCGACTTCATGTCCGTCGAGCGGTACTCCCACGTGATGCACATCGTCTCGACGGTGACCGGACGGATGGCCGACGGCCGTACCGCCTTCGACGTCCTGACCGCCTGCTTCCCGGCCGGCACCCTGTCGGGAGCCCCCAAGCCGCGCGCGATGCAGATCATCGACGAGCTGGAGCCGTCCCGCCGCGGGCTGTACGGCGGCTGTGTCGGCTACCTCGACTTCGCGGGCGACTCCGACACGGCAATTGCCATCCGTACGGCCCTGCTGCGCGACGGCACCGCGTACGTCCAGGCGGGCGCGGGCATCGTCGCCGACTCCGACCCCGTCGCCGAGGACCAGGAGTGCCGCAACAAGGCCGCGGCGGTCCTGCGCGCCGTGCACACGGCCAACCGGCTGGGCAAGCAGGGCGCTTAG
- the hisI gene encoding phosphoribosyl-AMP cyclohydrolase, with protein MTSTTGTPGPSSLDPEIAARLKRSADGLVPAIAQQYDTGEVLMLGWMDDEALHRTLTTGRCTYWSRSRQEYWVKGDTSGHYQWVRSVALDCDADTVLVQVDQVGAACHTGARTCFDADVLLKDADSGVPGSDQ; from the coding sequence ATGACCAGTACGACCGGTACGCCCGGGCCCAGCAGCCTCGACCCCGAGATCGCCGCGCGCCTCAAGCGCAGCGCCGACGGTCTCGTCCCCGCCATCGCCCAGCAGTACGACACCGGAGAGGTGCTGATGCTCGGCTGGATGGACGACGAGGCGCTGCACCGCACGCTGACCACCGGCCGCTGCACCTACTGGTCGCGCAGCCGCCAGGAGTACTGGGTCAAGGGCGACACCTCCGGCCACTACCAGTGGGTCAGGTCCGTCGCCCTCGACTGCGACGCCGACACCGTGCTGGTCCAGGTGGACCAGGTCGGCGCCGCCTGCCACACCGGCGCCCGCACCTGCTTCGACGCCGACGTACTGCTCAAGGACGCCGATTCCGGCGTACCCGGCTCGGATCAGTAA
- a CDS encoding TIGR03085 family metal-binding protein, giving the protein MSTFAKRERLLLADLLETAGPEAPTLCEGWQTRDLAAHVVVRERRPDAAGGTLIKPLAPRLEKVTQEYAAKPYEELIQLIRTGPPRFSPFQLKQIDEAANTVEFYVHTEDVRRAHPDWTPRELDPVFQDALWSRLERTARLLGRGAPTGLVLRRPDGQTAVAHRGSPVVTVTGEPSELLLFAFGRQSAAKVELDGDENAIAKLHESKQLGI; this is encoded by the coding sequence ATGTCGACCTTCGCCAAGCGTGAACGGCTCCTGCTCGCCGACCTCTTGGAAACCGCCGGTCCGGAGGCACCGACCCTCTGCGAGGGCTGGCAGACCCGTGACCTCGCCGCGCACGTGGTGGTGCGCGAGCGCCGGCCGGACGCCGCCGGGGGCACGCTGATCAAGCCGCTCGCGCCGCGTCTCGAAAAGGTGACGCAGGAGTACGCGGCGAAGCCGTACGAGGAGCTCATCCAGCTGATCCGCACCGGCCCGCCGCGGTTCTCGCCGTTCCAGCTCAAGCAGATCGACGAGGCGGCGAACACGGTGGAGTTCTACGTCCACACGGAGGACGTCCGCCGCGCCCACCCCGACTGGACGCCGCGCGAGCTCGACCCGGTCTTCCAGGACGCCCTGTGGTCCCGGCTGGAGCGCACGGCCCGGCTGCTGGGCCGGGGTGCGCCGACCGGCCTGGTGCTGCGCCGCCCGGACGGCCAGACGGCGGTCGCGCACCGGGGCTCGCCGGTGGTGACGGTGACGGGCGAGCCTTCGGAACTGCTGCTGTTCGCGTTCGGCCGGCAGAGCGCCGCGAAGGTCGAGCTGGACGGCGACGAGAACGCGATCGCCAAGCTGCACGAGTCGAAGCAGCTCGGCATCTGA
- a CDS encoding VOC family protein: MIKVAMTNVFVDDVAKAHAFYTDVLGFETRTNLDLGGGTLFITVGAPDGAQPDLQLLLEPGDSPIAEPYRRALYEAGIPAIVFSVDDIRAQYDRLRALGVRFTHEPQQQGPVLAAVLDDTVGNYVQLAQPLERPAG; encoded by the coding sequence ATGATCAAGGTCGCGATGACCAACGTGTTCGTCGACGACGTGGCCAAGGCCCACGCCTTCTACACGGACGTCCTCGGCTTCGAGACCCGCACCAACCTGGACCTGGGCGGCGGCACGCTGTTCATCACGGTCGGCGCGCCGGACGGGGCCCAGCCGGACCTCCAGCTGCTGCTGGAGCCCGGCGACAGCCCCATCGCGGAGCCGTACCGCCGGGCCCTGTACGAGGCCGGGATCCCCGCCATCGTCTTCTCCGTGGACGACATCCGCGCCCAGTACGACCGGCTGCGCGCCCTAGGCGTGCGCTTCACACACGAACCCCAGCAACAGGGCCCGGTACTCGCAGCCGTACTCGACGACACGGTCGGCAACTATGTCCAACTGGCACAGCCCCTGGAGCGACCGGCCGGCTGA
- a CDS encoding MFS transporter, with protein MTATLIPSPTARAAHRDPNVLRWLTAYTSSMLGDNVYYLALSWAAVQAGTPAQAGLVMSASALPRAVLMLGGGVIADRFGPHRVVIASDALRCAAVLAVAALLFLARTGLWPLALLALVFGAVDAVFVPAVGALPARLTANDQLGRVQGMRSLAIRFAAVVGAPLGGLGVALGGAPAAFALAGLLIAVSVPLLVSVRVRDLPTEDDAAKGTAWADLKAGLRHIRGHRVLAPLMLAIALGDLGFVGPLNVGLTLLADQRGWGASGMGWTLAGFGTGAGAASLLLAVRGRLPRAGLVAGCTVVVGSVAIGALAYAPTLATAVGTALLVGLLTGLSGVLCGALLQTLTDPAYLGRVTALSSLVSLGLTPLSMPFAAAAIGAWGLRPVYVVSAAVCGLGGVAALVVPALRRAELPR; from the coding sequence GTGACCGCCACGCTCATACCGTCGCCGACCGCGCGGGCCGCCCACCGTGACCCCAACGTCCTGCGCTGGCTCACCGCCTACACCTCCTCGATGCTCGGCGACAACGTCTACTACCTCGCCCTGTCCTGGGCCGCCGTCCAGGCCGGAACGCCCGCACAGGCCGGACTCGTGATGTCGGCCAGTGCGTTACCGAGGGCCGTGCTGATGCTGGGCGGCGGCGTGATCGCCGACCGGTTCGGGCCGCACAGGGTCGTCATCGCTAGCGACGCCCTGCGCTGCGCGGCCGTCCTCGCCGTGGCCGCCCTGCTCTTCCTCGCCCGCACCGGACTGTGGCCGCTCGCCCTGCTGGCGCTGGTCTTCGGTGCCGTGGACGCCGTCTTCGTGCCCGCCGTGGGGGCCCTGCCGGCCCGGCTCACCGCCAATGACCAGCTCGGCCGGGTCCAGGGCATGCGCAGCCTCGCCATCCGCTTCGCCGCCGTCGTCGGCGCCCCGCTCGGCGGACTGGGGGTGGCCCTGGGCGGAGCCCCGGCCGCGTTCGCCCTCGCCGGGCTGCTCATTGCCGTATCCGTGCCGCTGCTGGTCTCCGTACGGGTACGGGATCTGCCGACCGAGGACGACGCGGCGAAGGGCACCGCCTGGGCGGACCTCAAGGCCGGGCTGCGCCACATCCGCGGCCACCGTGTCCTCGCCCCGCTGATGCTCGCCATCGCCCTCGGCGACCTCGGATTCGTCGGACCGCTGAACGTCGGGCTGACGCTCCTCGCCGACCAGCGCGGCTGGGGCGCCTCCGGGATGGGCTGGACACTCGCCGGGTTCGGCACCGGCGCGGGCGCCGCCTCGCTGCTGCTGGCCGTCCGCGGACGACTGCCCCGCGCCGGGCTGGTCGCCGGATGCACGGTCGTCGTCGGCTCGGTGGCCATCGGCGCCCTCGCCTACGCGCCCACTCTCGCGACGGCCGTCGGCACGGCACTGCTCGTCGGTCTGCTCACCGGGCTGAGCGGGGTGCTGTGCGGCGCGCTGCTCCAGACCCTGACCGACCCCGCCTACCTGGGCCGGGTCACCGCCCTCTCCAGCCTGGTCAGCCTCGGCCTCACCCCGCTCAGCATGCCGTTCGCCGCCGCCGCGATCGGGGCGTGGGGACTGCGCCCGGTCTACGTCGTCAGCGCCGCCGTCTGCGGACTCGGCGGCGTGGCCGCCCTCGTCGTACCGGCCCTGCGCCGCGCCGAACTGCCCCGCTGA
- a CDS encoding ArsR/SmtB family transcription factor, which produces MASKENRRITDVGTLKALAHPLRMKLYRLLFVAEAATASQLAEQVDEAVSLVSYHLRKLAEHGLVEEAEPRSADGRERWWRPASDGVSVRDEDFQDAPEKVAAHLAASRLFLDQRAEMYRTYLDERAHWGPEWNGAAHDSESLLRLTAGELAELKKDLHDLVKRYDEQGCAHEAAGDTEGREHVALHMYGFPFRV; this is translated from the coding sequence ATGGCAAGCAAGGAGAACCGGCGGATCACCGATGTCGGCACGCTCAAGGCACTCGCGCATCCGCTGCGTATGAAGCTCTACCGGCTGCTGTTCGTCGCCGAGGCGGCCACCGCCTCACAGCTCGCCGAGCAGGTCGACGAGGCCGTCTCACTGGTCAGTTACCACCTGCGCAAGCTCGCCGAGCACGGTCTTGTCGAGGAGGCCGAGCCGCGCAGCGCGGACGGTCGAGAGCGCTGGTGGCGACCGGCCTCCGACGGCGTCTCCGTCCGCGACGAGGACTTTCAGGACGCGCCCGAGAAAGTGGCGGCGCATCTCGCGGCCTCCCGGCTGTTCCTGGACCAGCGCGCCGAGATGTACCGGACGTATCTGGACGAGCGCGCCCACTGGGGCCCGGAGTGGAACGGTGCCGCCCACGACTCCGAGTCGCTGCTGAGGCTGACCGCCGGGGAGCTCGCGGAGCTGAAGAAGGACCTGCACGATCTGGTCAAGCGCTACGACGAGCAGGGGTGTGCCCACGAGGCCGCCGGCGACACCGAAGGGCGCGAGCACGTCGCGCTGCACATGTACGGCTTCCCGTTCCGCGTCTGA
- the hisF gene encoding imidazole glycerol phosphate synthase subunit HisF gives MTLAVRVIPCLDVDNGRVVKGVNFQNLRDAGDPVEMAKVYDAEGADELTFLDITASSGNRETTYDVVRRTAEQVFIPLTVGGGVRTAEDVDKLLRAGADKVGVNTAAIARPDLLREIAERFGRQVLVLSVDARRTQSGSFEVTTHGGRKGTGIDAVEWAHRAAELGAGEILLNSMDADGTKDGYDLEMIAAVRKHVTVPVIASGGAGRLAHFPPAIAAGADAVLAASVFHFGDLRIAEVKQTLREAGHPVR, from the coding sequence ATGACCCTGGCGGTCCGAGTCATTCCCTGCCTGGACGTGGACAACGGCCGGGTCGTCAAGGGCGTCAACTTCCAGAACCTGCGCGACGCGGGCGACCCCGTCGAGATGGCGAAGGTGTACGACGCCGAGGGTGCCGACGAGCTGACGTTCCTGGACATCACCGCGTCCTCGGGCAACCGTGAGACGACGTACGACGTGGTGCGCCGCACCGCCGAGCAGGTGTTCATCCCGCTCACGGTCGGCGGCGGTGTGCGCACGGCAGAGGACGTCGACAAGCTGCTCCGCGCGGGCGCGGACAAGGTCGGCGTCAACACGGCGGCCATCGCGCGCCCCGACCTGCTCCGCGAGATCGCGGAGCGCTTCGGCCGCCAAGTCCTGGTCCTGTCGGTGGACGCGCGGCGCACGCAGAGCGGCTCCTTCGAGGTGACGACGCACGGCGGCCGCAAGGGCACCGGCATCGACGCCGTCGAATGGGCGCACCGGGCCGCCGAGCTGGGCGCGGGGGAGATCCTGCTCAACTCCATGGACGCGGACGGCACGAAGGACGGCTACGACCTGGAGATGATCGCGGCCGTACGCAAGCACGTCACGGTCCCGGTCATCGCCTCCGGCGGCGCCGGCCGCCTCGCCCACTTCCCCCCGGCAATCGCAGCGGGCGCGGACGCGGTCCTGGCGGCATCGGTCTTCCACTTCGGCGACCTGCGCATCGCCGAGGTCAAGCAGACCCTGCGCGAGGCGGGCCACCCCGTCCGTTAG
- a CDS encoding RidA family protein translates to MSDAVRRVQGGSPWEESFGFARAVAAGDRVLVAGTTAFRGRVLYGEGDPYEQAKVAFTSALESIAEFGLGPESVLRTRIYLTHLRDVDEVGRAHKELFDAVRPVSTLLVVEGFVDPRILVEVELEAFRG, encoded by the coding sequence ATGAGCGATGCCGTACGGCGCGTGCAGGGCGGCAGCCCCTGGGAGGAGAGTTTCGGTTTCGCACGTGCCGTCGCGGCGGGTGACCGCGTGCTGGTGGCCGGTACGACGGCCTTTCGGGGCCGGGTGCTGTACGGCGAGGGCGACCCGTACGAGCAGGCCAAGGTGGCCTTCACCAGCGCGCTCGAATCGATCGCCGAGTTCGGGCTCGGTCCCGAGTCGGTGCTCAGGACCCGGATATACCTGACCCATCTGCGGGACGTCGACGAGGTGGGCCGGGCCCACAAGGAGCTGTTCGACGCCGTGCGCCCCGTCTCGACCCTGCTGGTCGTGGAGGGCTTCGTCGATCCACGCATCCTGGTCGAAGTGGAACTGGAAGCCTTCAGAGGCTAG
- the priA gene encoding bifunctional 1-(5-phosphoribosyl)-5-((5-phosphoribosylamino)methylideneamino)imidazole-4-carboxamide isomerase/phosphoribosylanthranilate isomerase PriA, which produces MSKLELLPAVDVRDGQAVRLVHGESGTETSYGSPLEAALAWQRSGAEWLHLVDLDAAFGTGDNRALIAGVAERMKELHIKVELSGGIRDDDTLAAALATGCTRVNLGTAALETPEWVARVIAEHGDKIAVGLDVRGTTLRGRGWTRDGGDLYETLERLDKEGCARYVVTDIAKDGTLQGPNLELLKNVCAATDRPVVASGGVSSLDDLRAIAELVPLGVEGAIVGKALYAKAFTLEEALEATS; this is translated from the coding sequence GTGAGCAAGCTCGAACTCCTCCCCGCCGTCGACGTCCGGGACGGACAGGCCGTCCGTCTTGTGCACGGCGAGTCCGGGACCGAGACCTCCTACGGCTCCCCTCTGGAGGCCGCCCTCGCCTGGCAGCGCTCGGGCGCCGAGTGGCTGCACCTCGTCGACCTGGACGCCGCGTTCGGCACCGGCGACAACCGCGCGCTGATCGCCGGGGTCGCCGAGCGCATGAAGGAACTGCACATCAAGGTGGAGCTGTCCGGCGGCATCCGTGACGACGACACCCTGGCCGCCGCCCTGGCCACCGGCTGCACGCGCGTGAACCTCGGTACGGCCGCCCTGGAGACCCCGGAGTGGGTCGCCAGGGTCATCGCCGAGCACGGCGACAAGATCGCCGTCGGTCTCGACGTCCGCGGTACGACCCTGCGCGGCCGCGGCTGGACCCGCGACGGCGGCGACCTCTACGAGACGCTGGAGCGCCTCGACAAGGAGGGCTGCGCCCGCTACGTCGTCACGGACATCGCCAAGGACGGGACCCTCCAGGGCCCCAACCTGGAGCTGTTGAAGAACGTGTGCGCGGCGACAGACCGGCCGGTCGTCGCCTCGGGCGGTGTGTCGTCCCTGGACGACCTGCGGGCCATCGCCGAGCTGGTACCCCTCGGTGTCGAGGGCGCCATCGTCGGGAAGGCCCTGTACGCGAAGGCGTTCACACTGGAAGAGGCCTTGGAGGCTACGTCTTGA
- the hisH gene encoding imidazole glycerol phosphate synthase subunit HisH, translated as MSAPKKVVVFDYGFGNVRSAERALARAGADVEITRNFDAAMNADGLLVPGVGAFAACMQGLREARGDWIIDRRLSGGRPVMGICVGMQILFARGIEHGVETEGLDEWPGSVEPLQAEIVPHMGWNTVEAPADSELFAGLDADARFYFVHSYAVHDWTLETHNTAMHAPRVTWSTHGKPFVAAVENGALWATQFHPEKSGDAGAQLLTNWIGTL; from the coding sequence ATGAGCGCGCCGAAGAAGGTCGTGGTCTTCGACTACGGCTTCGGCAACGTCCGCTCCGCCGAGCGTGCCCTCGCGCGCGCGGGAGCCGACGTGGAGATAACGCGCAACTTCGACGCGGCCATGAACGCCGACGGCCTGCTGGTGCCGGGCGTCGGCGCCTTCGCCGCCTGTATGCAGGGTCTGCGTGAGGCCCGCGGGGACTGGATCATCGACCGTCGGCTGTCCGGCGGGCGGCCGGTGATGGGCATCTGCGTCGGCATGCAGATCCTGTTCGCGCGCGGCATCGAGCACGGCGTGGAGACCGAGGGCCTCGACGAGTGGCCCGGCTCGGTCGAGCCGCTCCAGGCCGAGATCGTGCCCCACATGGGCTGGAACACCGTCGAGGCGCCCGCCGACTCCGAGCTGTTCGCCGGCCTGGACGCGGACGCGCGCTTCTACTTCGTGCACTCCTACGCCGTCCACGACTGGACTCTGGAGACGCACAACACCGCCATGCACGCGCCCAGGGTGACCTGGTCGACGCACGGCAAGCCCTTCGTGGCCGCCGTGGAGAACGGCGCCCTGTGGGCCACGCAGTTCCACCCCGAGAAGTCCGGCGACGCCGGAGCCCAGCTCCTCACCAACTGGATCGGAACACTGTGA
- the hisB gene encoding imidazoleglycerol-phosphate dehydratase HisB, with the protein MSRVGRVERTTKETSVLVEIDLDGTGRTDIATGVGFYDHMLDQLGRHGLFDLTVKTDGDLHIDSHHTIEDTALALGAAFKHALGDKVGIYRFGNCTVPLDESLAQVTVDLSGRPYLVHTEPENMAPMIGEYDTTMTRHILESFVAQAQIALHVHVPYGRNAHHIVECQFKALARALRYASERDPRAAGILPSTKGAL; encoded by the coding sequence ATGAGCCGCGTTGGACGAGTGGAGCGGACCACCAAGGAGACGTCGGTCCTCGTCGAGATAGACCTCGACGGCACCGGCAGGACCGACATCGCGACAGGCGTCGGCTTCTACGACCACATGCTCGACCAGCTCGGCCGGCACGGTCTGTTCGACCTGACCGTGAAGACCGACGGCGACCTGCACATCGACTCGCACCACACCATCGAGGACACCGCCCTCGCGCTGGGCGCCGCCTTCAAGCACGCGCTCGGTGACAAGGTGGGGATCTACCGCTTCGGCAACTGCACGGTGCCGCTGGACGAGTCCCTCGCCCAGGTCACCGTCGACCTGTCCGGCCGCCCGTACCTCGTGCACACCGAGCCCGAGAACATGGCGCCGATGATCGGCGAGTACGACACCACGATGACCCGGCACATCCTGGAGTCCTTCGTCGCCCAGGCACAGATCGCGCTGCATGTGCACGTGCCCTACGGGCGCAACGCACACCACATCGTGGAGTGCCAGTTCAAGGCGCTGGCGCGGGCACTGCGCTACGCCAGCGAGCGTGACCCGCGCGCGGCGGGCATTCTGCCGTCCACGAAGGGTGCGCTGTAA
- a CDS encoding histidinol-phosphate transaminase gives MSFGIDDLPVRDELRGKSPYGAPQLDVPVRLNTNENPYPLPEPLVERITERVREAARNLNRYPDRDAVQLRTELAAYLTKTGKYPLGMANVWAANGSNEVIQQLLQTFGGPGRTAIGFEPSYSMHPLIARGTGTGWISGPRNEDFTIDPAAAERAIAEHRPDVVFITTPNNPTGNAVPPETVRALYDAAQAARPSMVIVDEAYVEFSHGDSLLPLLEGRPHLVVSRTMSKAFGAAGLRLGYLAAHPAVVDAVQLVRLPYHLSAVTQATALAALEHTDTLLKYVEQLKSERDRLVSELLAIGYAVTESDANFVQFGRFEDAHTAWQRILDRGVLVRDTGVPGWLRVSAGTPKENDAFLDAVRDVKKELDA, from the coding sequence GTGAGCTTCGGAATCGACGATCTCCCCGTACGGGACGAGCTGCGCGGCAAGTCCCCCTACGGCGCGCCCCAGCTGGACGTCCCCGTACGGCTGAACACGAACGAGAATCCGTACCCGCTGCCCGAGCCGCTGGTCGAGCGGATCACGGAGCGGGTGCGCGAGGCCGCCCGCAATCTGAACCGCTACCCCGACCGGGACGCGGTCCAGCTGCGCACCGAGCTGGCGGCCTACCTGACGAAGACGGGCAAGTACCCGCTCGGCATGGCGAACGTCTGGGCGGCCAACGGCTCCAACGAGGTCATCCAGCAGCTGCTGCAGACCTTCGGCGGGCCGGGTCGTACGGCGATCGGCTTCGAGCCGTCGTACTCGATGCACCCGCTCATCGCGCGCGGCACGGGCACCGGCTGGATCTCCGGCCCCCGCAACGAGGACTTCACCATCGACCCCGCGGCGGCCGAGCGTGCCATCGCCGAGCACCGGCCCGACGTCGTCTTCATCACCACCCCCAACAACCCCACGGGCAACGCGGTCCCGCCCGAGACGGTGCGCGCGCTCTACGACGCGGCGCAGGCGGCCAGGCCGTCGATGGTGATCGTGGACGAGGCCTACGTCGAGTTCAGCCACGGCGACTCGCTGCTGCCGCTGCTCGAAGGCCGGCCGCATCTCGTCGTGTCGCGGACCATGTCGAAGGCCTTCGGGGCGGCGGGTCTGCGGCTCGGCTATCTCGCCGCGCACCCGGCGGTGGTGGACGCCGTACAGCTCGTACGACTGCCGTACCACCTGTCGGCGGTCACCCAGGCGACCGCGCTGGCCGCCCTGGAGCACACCGACACGCTGCTCAAGTACGTCGAGCAGCTCAAGTCGGAGCGGGACCGGCTGGTGAGCGAGCTGCTGGCGATCGGTTACGCCGTCACGGAGTCCGACGCGAACTTCGTGCAGTTCGGCCGGTTCGAGGACGCCCACACCGCCTGGCAGAGGATTCTCGACCGGGGTGTCCTGGTCCGGGACACCGGCGTACCGGGGTGGCTGCGGGTGTCCGCCGGAACCCCCAAGGAGAACGACGCGTTCCTCGACGCGGTACGTGACGTGAAGAAGGAGCTGGACGCATGA